The proteins below come from a single Vitis vinifera cultivar Pinot Noir 40024 chromosome 9, ASM3070453v1 genomic window:
- the LOC100256426 gene encoding AAA-ATPase At3g50940 isoform X1 translates to MLSLAFQNRKSAAAVLSTAASLAASAMLIRSIANDLLPNEVHDYFSSTLHNLSRYFSSQLTIVIDEFQGLSMNKLFEAADVYLGTRMTPSVRKIRVVKGDEEKKLAVTMDRNEEIVDVFENVRVKWTMVCRQGQALGRGNSRNRGETPRLEVRSYELSFNKNYRDIVLDSYLPYILERARAIKEENKVVKLHTVNYSNWDLGSILLDHPMTFQTLAMDSELKKELVEDLDNFVNGKDYYRRIGKAWKRGYLLYGPPGTGKSSLIAAMANHLNYDIYDLDLTNVNSNSDLRALLLAMSSKSILVIEDIDCMIKLQNRDSEERWQPHKNQVTLSGLLNFIDGIWSCCGDQGRIIVFSTNHRDQLDPALLRPGRMDMHIHMSYCTISAFKQLALNYLGVWQHPLFDQVEGLMGEVKVTPAEVAGELIKSKDPDVSLQGLLGFLHSKNEAKPQKEMEAEDRSD, encoded by the exons ATGTTGTCATTAGCATTCCAAAATCGGAAGAGCGCAGCAGCAGTGCTGTCTACGGCTGCTTCTCTAGCTGCTTCAGCCATGCTCATTCGCAGCATCGCCAACGACCTCCTGCCCAACGAAGTCCACGACTACTTCTCCTCCACCCTCCACAACCTCTCCCGCTACTTCTCCTCCCAACTCACCATCGTCATCGACGAATTCCAAGGCCTCTCTATGAATAAACTCTTTGAGGCTGCTGATGTCTACCTTGGCACCAGAATGACCCCCTCAGTCAGAAAAATTAGAGTGGTTAAGGGCGATGAGGAGAAGAAACTGGCTGTCACCATGGACAGGAACGAAGAAATTGTCGATGTTTTTGAGAATGTTAGAGTGAAGTGGACGATGGTTTGCAGACAAGGTCAGGCATTAGGCCGTGGAAACAGCCGAAACAGGGGAGAGACTCCGAGGTTGGAGGTTAGATCATATGAGCTGAGTTTCAACAAGAACTATAGAGATATAGTGTTGGATTCTTACCTGCCATACATTTTGGAGAGAGCCAGGGCcatcaaagaagaaaacaaggtGGTGAAGCTCCACACAGTGAACTATTCCAACTGGGATTTGGGTTCGATTCTTCTGGATCACCCCATGACCTTCCAGACTCTGGCCATGGATTCAGAGCTGAAGAAGGAACTGGTGGAGGACCTGGACAACTTCGTCAATGGAAAGGACTACTACAGAAGAATTGGGAAAGCTTGGAAGCGAGGGTACTTGCTGTATGGCCCTCCAGGGACTGGAAAATCCAGCTTGATTGCAGCCATGGCGAATCACCTCAACTACGACATCTACGACTTGGACCTCACAAATGTGAATTCCAACTCCGATCTCAGGGCCCTCCTTCTTGCCATGTCTAGTAAATCGATACTGGTCATCGAGGACATTGACTGTATGATCAAGTTACAAAACCGAGACTCTGAAGAACGATGGCAGCCGCATAAAAATCAG GTGACCCTCTCGGGTTTGCTCAACTTCATCGATGGGATTTGGTCATGCTGCGGCGATCAGGGACGAATCATCGTCTTCAGCACGAACCACAGGGACCAGCTTGACCCAGCTCTGCTGAGGCCTGGCCGGATGGACATGCATATTCACATGTCATACTGCACCATTTCTGCATTCAAGCAGCTTGCCTTGAACTACCTGGGGGTCTGGCAGCATCCTCTCTTTGACCAAGTTGAGGGCCTGATGGGGGAGGTGAAGGTCACTCCTGCAGAGGTCGCCGGTGAGCTGATAAAGAGTAAAGATCCCGATGTCTCCCTTCAGGGCCTCCTCGGCTTTCTTCACAGCAAAAATGAAGCAAAACCCCAGAAGGAAATGGAAGCAGAAGACAGATCAGATTGA
- the LOC100241090 gene encoding AAA-ATPase At3g50940, giving the protein MLTLQNKHTAAKLVSAAASLAAVAILIRKITKNFMPSEVHGCFSSSQLTIIIEEFQAGVAVNKLFEAADIYLGADMAGSVRKVKVLKDRKEKKMEVTMDRNEEMTDVFENIRVKWTLVCKEAKNPNGNLDLQSEERSYELSFSKEHKGLVLNSYLPYILERSKAIKEGNKALKLHTVMSRSWQADAINIDHPMTFQTLAMDSELKKALVDDLDNFINGKDYYRRIGKAWKRGYLVYGPPGTGKSSLIAAMANHLKYDIYDLDLRAIYNNSDLKLLLLAMSSRSILVMEHVDCMFNILQSQEEDCSWAPRKNQVTLSGLLNFIDGVWSFCGDQGRIIIITTNHRDKLDPALLRPGRMDMHIHMSYCTVSAFKQLAFNCLGVRHHPLFQQIEGLISKVEVTPAEVSGELMKSKDPGTSLQGLINFLCNKIKEDGGEAAE; this is encoded by the exons ATGTTAACCCTCCAAAATAAGCACACAGCAGCAAAACTTGTATCTGCAGCTGCCTCTCTAGCTGCCGTGGCTATTCTAATTCGAAAAATCACCAAGAACTTCATGCCCAGTGAAGTCCATGGATGCTTCTCCTCATCACAACTTACCATCATCATAGAAGAATTCCAAGCTGGGGTTGCTGTAAATAAATTGTTTGAAGCTGCTGATATCTACTTGGGCGCAGACATGGCTGGTTCAGTTCGAAAAGTTAAGGTACTAAAGGACaggaaggagaagaagatggAGGTCACCATGGACAGGAACGAGGAGATGACTGATGTTTTTGAGAACATCCGAGTGAAGTGGACATTGGTCTGTAAAGAGGCCAAAAACCCTAATGGGAATCTTGACTTACAATCAGAAGAGAGATCATATGAGCTGAGTTTCAGCAAGGAGCACAAGGGCCTGGTGCTGAACTCCTACCTGCCATACATTCTAGAAAGATCAAAGGCTATCAAGGAAGGGAACAAAGCACTGAAGCTTCATACAGTGATGAGCAGAAGCTGGCAGGCGGATGCAATCAATATCGATCACCCCATGACCTTCCAGACTCTGGCCATGGATTCAGAGCTGAAGAAGGCGCTGGTGGATGACCTGGACAACTTCATCAATGGGAAAGACTACTACAGAAGAATTGGGAAAGCTTGGAAGAGAGGGTACCTGGTGTATGGGCCTCCAGGGACGGGGAAATCAAGCTTGATTGCAGCCATGGCGAATCACCTGAAGTATGATATCTATGACTTGGACCTCAGAGCCATATACAACAACTCAGATCTCAAGCTGTTGCTGCTTGCCATGTCCAGTAGATCAATACTTGTCATGGAGCATGTTGACTGCATGTTCAATATTCTGCAGAGCCAAGAAGAAGATTGCTCGTGGGCGCCTCGGAAAAATCAG GTAACGCTTTCGGGTTTGCTGAACTTCATAGACGGTGTATGGTCATTCTGTGGCGACCAGGGAcggatcatcatcatcaccacgAATCACAGAGACAAGCTTGATCCGGCTCTGCTGAGGCCCGGCCGTATGGATATGCATATCCACATGTCATACTGCACCGTTTCCGCATTCAAGCAGCTTGCCTTCAACTGCCTTGGGGTTAGGCACCATCCTCTCTTTCAACAAATTGAAGGGCTGATCAGTAAGGTTGAGGTGACTCCGGCAGAAGTCTCGGGCGAGCTGATGAAAAGCAAAGATCCCGGTACCTCCCTCCAAGGCCTGATCAACTTCCTCTGCAACAAAATCAAGGAAGATGGAGGAGAAGCTGCAGAGTAA
- the LOC100256426 gene encoding 7-dehydrocholesterol reductase isoform X2 has protein sequence MAEAKTVHSPALTYFSMISLLTLCPPFVILLWYTMVHADGSVLQTWDYLKQHGVQGFIDIWPRPTAIAWKLIACYAAFEAALQLFLPGKTVEGPISPCGNRPVYKANGMQAYAVTLITYLSLWWFGIFNPAIVYDHLGEIYSALIFGSLIFCIFLYIKGHVAPSSTDSGSSGNIIIDFYWGMELYPRIGKNFDIKVFTNCRFGMMSWAVLAVTYCIKQYEENGKVADSMLVNTILMLVYVTKFFWWEAGYWNTMDIAHDRAGFYICWGCLVWVPSIYTSPGMYLVNHPVNLGTQLAIYILAAGITCIYINYDCDRQRQEFRRTNGKCLVWGKAPSKIVASYTTTSGETKSSLLLTSGWWGLSRHFHYVPEILAAFFWTVPALFGHFLPYFYVLFLTILLFDRAKRDDDRCRSKYGKYWKKYCEKKMSSYDNVIGGKLKLKGKALDVKAGGVKKKKKHKKQYDQNSEVTENELSADGSTRLSTDPNEEDPNDANKSSGEKNAAPYDDHLTPAERRYIEQREKLDVNRLARISNKSHRDRIQDFNQYLANMSEHYDIPKVGPG, from the exons ATGGCGGAGGCGAAGACGGTGCACTCACCGGCGTTGACGTACTTTTCCATGATATCGCTTCTCACTCTCTGCCCTCCCTTCGTCATTCTACT ATGGTATACAATGGTTCATGCTGATGGGTCTGTATTGCAAACTTGGGACTACCTAAAGCAGCATGGGGTGCAAGGGTTCATAGACATCTGGCCAAGGCCAACTGCGATTGCATGGAAACTAATTGCTTGTTATGCTGCATTTGAAGCTGCACTTCAGCTTTTTCTACCTGGTAAAACAGTTGAGGGCCCGATATCTCCTTGTGGGAATCGGCCTGTTTACAAG GCAAATGGCATGCAAGCATATGCAGTAACATTGATTACTTATCTGAGTCTGTGGTG GTTTGGCATATTCAACCCTGCAATTGTTTATGATCATCTGGGAGAAATATATTCAGCACTTATTTTTGGAAGTTtgatcttttgtattttcttatacATAAAA GGTCATGTGGCACCATCTTCGACTGATTCTGGTTCATCTGGCAACATAATAATCGATTTCTATTGG GGTATGGAGCTGTATCCCCGAATTGGTAAGAACTTTGACATCAAGGTTTTCACAAACTGCCGATTTGGGATGATGTCTTGGGCAGTTCTTGCTGTGACCTATTGTATAAAGCAG TATGAAGAGAATGGGAAAGTGGCAGATTCCATGCTTGTAAATACTATATTGATGCTGGTATATGTGACAAAGTTCTTTTGGTGGGAAGCTGGATACTGGAACACAATGGATATTGCACATGATCGAG CTGGCTTTTATATTTGTTGGGGATGCTTGGTATGGGTTCCGTCCATTTACACTTCTCCTGGAATGTACCTGGTCAACCATCCTGTGAACCTTGGAACTCAG CTTGCGATTTATATTCTTGCAGCTGGaatcacatgcatatatataaacTATGATTGTGATAGGCAAAGGCAAGAATTCCGTAGAACAAATGGCAAGTGCTTGGTTTGGGGGAAAGCTCCATCAAAG ATTGTGGCCTCCTACACCACCACTTCTGGAGAAACAAAGTCCAGTCTTCTTTTGACCTCGGGCTG GTGGGGTTTGTCCCGTCACTTCCATTATGTACCTGAAATTTTGGCTGCATTTTTCTGGACGGTCCCTGCTCTTTTTGGCCAT TTTCTGCCTTATTTCTACGTGCTGTTCCTTACTATCCTTCTTTTTGACCGAGCCAAAAGGGATGATGATCGATGTCGGTCCAA GTACGGGAAATACTGGAAAAAATACTGTGAAAAG AAAATGTCCTCATATGATAATGTTATTGGAGGGAAGCTAAAGCTAAAGGGAAAAGCCCTGGATGTGAAGGCTGGTGgagtgaagaaaaagaagaaacacaAGAAGCAGTATGATCAAAATTCTGAAGTCACCGAAAATGAGCTTTCAGCAG ATGGAAGTACAAGATTATCAACTGATCCCAACGAGGAAGATCCAAATGATGCCAACAAATCGAGTGGAGAAAAAAATGCTGCTCCATATGATGATCATCTCACGCCAGCTGAGAGACGATACATAGAGCAGAGAGAGAAACTGGATGTGAACAGGCTGGCCAGGATATCTAATAAATCACACAGGGATCGGATCCAGGACTTTAACCAGTACCTGGCAAACATGAGCGAGCATTACGACATCCCTAAAGTTGGACCTGGCTAA